ATCGGCGCCGCCAGCCCGGCGACCAGCACCATCGTCGACTGCACCCTCCCGACCAGCTCGTCGGGAACACGTCGGGCGACCTCGCCGAAGAGCGACGCCGAGACGAGCGGGGCGGTCAGGAAGGCGACCGCGCCAGCCACGCCGATCAGCACGGCCGACTGCAGGGGGATGAGCGCGAGGGTGGCCGCTGTGTCGACCAGCGCGGCGAGGCGGAAGACGGCGCCTGGATGCAGACGGCGCTGGACGGCCGGCGTGAGCAGCGCGCCGACCAGTCCTCCCGCCGCGCTGATGCTCGACATCAGACCGATGCCCGCGCTTCCCGCGCCGCGGTCCTGGGCGACGACGATCACGATGAGCCCGACCGCCGAGAACGTCGCGGTGAGGCCGGCGACCCAGAGCCCGGCGGTCAAGAGCAGCGGGTCCCGCCGCAGCCAGCGCCAGGCGCCGGCGCGGGTCGTCGCGCTCACCGCCGCGCCGGCGATCCGGGGCACGGCCGCCACCAGAACGAGCGACGCCAGATAGCTGAGCGCGTCCACGGCGAACGGCAACCAGGGCGCGACGCCGAACAGCACCCCGCCCGCCAGAGGCCCGACGAGCCCGGCCAGCTGGGCCCGGGACTGCATTCGGCCTACGGCGAGCGCGCGATCGGCAGCGGGTGTGATCGCCCGGATCATCCGGAACTCCGCCGGACCGAAGACCGCGCCGGCCATCACCTCGAGGGCGACGACTGCGATCACCAGGCCGGTACCGGCAGCGCCCGACGCCACCGCCGCAGCAAGGGCCGCGAGCAGCGCTGCGCGCGTCCCGTCGGCGGCGAGCATCAGCGCCCGCGGTGGACGGCGATCAGCGAGTGACCCGGCCGGGATGCGCGTCGCGAGGCCGGCCGCAGCGACCACCGCGCCCACGAGGCCGGCCTCAGCGGCCGAGCCGGTCAGCTGCAGGATGAGCAGGGGATACGCGAGCGACGAGACGCTCGTCCCGAACTGCGAGAGCGCCTGCGAGACCCAGAGCAGGGCGAAGGAGCGGCGCTGGTTCATCCGCGGATTCTACGGAGGGTGCGGCCGCGAATGTCAGTGTCGCCGCAGGATCCGCCGGCGCCCGCCCTCTCAGCGCGCGAGCGTCGCCGTCGGCGTCTCGCCGTACTCCTCGCGGTAGCGCCGCGTGAATCGGTCGAGGTCGGCGAAGCCCCACCGTGCGGCGAGGTCGGCGAGGTCGGTGGGCACGGGTTCTGAGACGAGCAGTTCGGTGTGCGTGGCGGACAGCCGCACGCGCAGCAGGTACCCGCGGGCCGTCGTGCCCGCGTGGACGAGGAACGCCGCGTTGAGCTGCGCCATCGTTGCGCCCGCCGCGGCCGCGATGTCGGTCACGGTGATCGGGAGCGAGGCGTGGTCCTCGATGAAGCGAGCCGCCAGGCGGAACTTCTTGAGCTGGCCGGCCGGCGACAGCGTCCGCTCGCGCGGGTCTCCGCTGAGCGGGAAGGACTGCAGCGCCGCCATCGACAGGGTGTGGAAGAGACTCGCACGGACGAGTGGATGCCGGAACGTACCGGCCTCCATGTACTCGGCGGCCGCCGTGGCCGCGGTCAGCATGTACTCGGAGTGACGAGGGCTCATCGTCGTGGGGGAGTCGAACACGACCGCCATGTCTTCGTCGCCGTACGTTGTGCGAGCCACATCCTGCAGGACCGTGGGCGAGAGGAAGATGTTGATCACGTCGGTGCCCTCGGCGTAGCAGGTGAAATCGTGGCCCGGTCGGATCAGGAAGGGCGCACGCGTGCCCTGTCCGTGCTCGCCGTCGATGTTCCACCGGTAGGGGCCGGACTTCACGTTCACGATCACGAGGTCGTCGAAGTCGCCGGAGGTCTCCCACTCCCCGCCGATGGCGTAGTGGGCGACAGAGAACGCGGAGTCGGTGGCCTGGTCGGCCTCGAACGAGAATCCTGACCCGGGCTCCGAGGCGAACGAGAAGCGGCCGCCTGCTGCCGCGAGCATCGCGTCGGCCTCAGCCGGATCCGATGTCTGGCTGTGCAGCCGGGTGAAATCAGCCATCAATCCACGGTACCGCGGGCCACTGACAACTGGGATTGTTCCCGGCTGGCGTTCAGTCGGCCCGCCCGAGCACCCCGACGGGGATGCCGAACGAGAGCGCGATGCAGATGATCCCGAGGAAGAACACCAGCCCCTGCCAAGCGGGGAAGGTGTCCGCCATCCCGAGCAGGAAGAGCCCGAACAGGAACAGGATGAAACACCCGATGAACGCGAGCACGTCGCCCATGGTCAGTCCTTCTTTCGCTGCGCAGCGGTCGCGCGCCGGTTGGCGCGCTTGATCTCGTCGACCAGTTCGTCCTTGGTCATCCGCGTCCTGCCGGAGATGTCGAGCCGTTTTGCGATGTCGAGCAGGTGCGCCTTGCTGGCGTTCGCATCCACGCCCTCCTGCGTCTCCGCCTTCGTGTCCCGGCCACCGGCGGCCTTCTGGTCGGACGGTCCGTTCTGGGCCTTGCGCTCCCAGTGGTCGCCGACCTTCTCGTACTCGTTCTTGAGGGCGGCGAACGCGGTGCGGTGGGCTCGCTCGCCCTCGCCGTACTCTTCGACCGCCGAGTCGTGCGCCTTCGACCAGAGGGCCTGGGCGTGCTTCTCGGAACGCTCCAGTGTGGAGGGCAGCTCCTGCGATGCGGGCATGATCCTGTGGTACTCCTTCCGCTGCGACCGGGTCTAGTGCTTCTCCACAGCTACCTTCGTTCACCACCGTTTTCAAGCGGCATCCTCCGAGTGGTGCCGCACGAGTAGCGTGGAGCGGTGACTGCCGACCCCCTGCCTCAGCCGCCCCGCGCCCTCGTCACCGTCGACACCGGCCCGGTCGCAGCGACGGAGGAGGGTCGCCCCGTGTTCGTGCTCGTCCACGGCATCGGCGTGAGCTCGCGGTACTTCGAGCGACTGGTTCCGGCGCTCGCCGAGGAGGGCCGCGTCATCGCCGTCGATCTTCCCGGGTTCGGGAAGGCGAAGCCCCGTAGACCGGGCCGGCCCCTGTCCATCGACGACTTCGCCGACACGGTCGCTGCGGCGATGGATGGGCTCGGCGTCTCCGGCGCGATCGTCGTCGGCCACTCCATGGGCACCCAGGTCGCGGTGGCGCTCGCGGGGCGTCGCCCCGACCTCGTCGCCGGGCTGGCACTGCTCGGTCCGGTGATGGCGCCGCAGGCCCGCAACGCCCTCAAGGCGGCGATCCTGCTCGGCCTCGACATCCTGCGCGAGGATCCGCGAGGCAACCGCCTGGTGATCGGCGACTACCTCCACGCCGGCCTGGCCTGGTACCTGGCGACGCTGCCGACGATGCTCGCCTTCGAGACCGAGCGCGAGCTCGAGCAGGTCGTGGTACCGACCGTTGTCATCCGTGGAGCACGCGACCCGATCGCCCGCGACGGCTGGGTCGCCGAGCTCGGACGTCGGGCCGGCGGCTCCGCCGAGGTCGTCCCCTCCGTCGCCCACCTCGTCATGCACGGGGCGCCGTGGCGCACTGCCGCCCTGATCCGGCAGCTCGTCACGGTGCCGCGATGAGACGCACTCTGCTCCGCCGGGCGGGGGTGCTGGCGCTCGACTACCTGTACGCGGGGCGCTACCAGCTCCGCGCCGTGTTCGACCGCAGTGCTCCGGATGCCCTCGTCGCCGGTGCCGGGCACCGCGCTCCCGTCGTCCTGCTGCCGGGCATCTTCGAGACCTGGCGCTTCCTCCGTCCGCTCGCCCAGCACATCCACGGCTCCGGCCACCCCGTGCATGTGGTCACGGCGCTCGAGGACAACCGCATGGAGGTGCCGGAGGCGGCCGCGCTGGTCGCCCGGCACCTCGCGGAGCACGACCTGCACGACGTCGTCATCGTCGCCCACAGCAAAGGCGGCCTCATCGCCAAGTACCTGATGGGGATGCCCGACTCCGGGCCGCGCATCCGCACCGCCGTGACCGTCGCCACGCCGTTCGCCGGTTCGCCCCTGGCCCGCTTCATCCCCATCCCGAGCATGAGGTCGCTGCTTCCGACGGCGCCCGGGCTCCTGCGTCTCGCCCTCAGCCGTGCGGTCAACGCGCAGATCGTATCGGTGTGGGGATGGTTCGACCCGCACGTCCCCGGCGGAAGCCGGCTCGAGGGCGCCCGCAACATCGAGCTCGACGTCGGCGGCCACTTCCGCATCCTCGCGCGGCCCGAACTGCTGGCGATCGTGGACGAGGTGCTCGCCGCCGCGGACTGACGTCCGGCGCCCGCGCCTCGGCGCACCGTCGGAGATCCACCCCCCATCGTCGGAGATCCGGGCAGTATGCGCGCGGTTCTCCTTCCCCACCGCGGCCCGCAGGACATTCCGACCGCCTTCTCCGACGCCCGCGCACGGCAACGTCTGTCGCTCGCACCCGCACCCGCGTTACCCTTCCTCCGAGAACGCAGGGGAGGGGACCATGCTGCTGCACCGACGAATGCGCGGGATGGCTGCTGTCGCGGCCGTCGTCCTGATGCTGGCAGGCTGCGCCGGGACGCCGAGCGGAAACGCCGTCGTCGGGCGCTGGGGTTCGACCGCCTCCGGGAAGCCGAACCTGAACATCGAGAGCGACGGCACCTTCTCCGGCTCCGACGGCTGCAACACCCTCAACGGCAAGGGCCTGATCGACGGCGACCAGATCACCTTCGGGCCGATCGCGTCCAGCCTCATGGCCTGCGACAACGTCGACACCTGGCTGAGCAAGGCGGCGACCGGCAACGTGAAGGGCAGCACGATGACCGTCCTCGACGACGGCGGCTCCACCATCGGCACCCTGGCTCGCTCGGGCTCCTGAGAGCCTCGAACTCTCCGGCACTGTCTATCGCAGCCGGTGACCCGCTGGTTACTTTGACCGTGCCACGCCCGACCGCGCCTCAGCCGGGGCGACGAGGTTCAGGGAAGTCCACCGCGCGGGCCCGCCCGCGCCTCCGAGGAGCGAAGCGAATGACCATTGCAGAGTCGCGGAAGGGACAGGGCGCCGCGTCGCAGCAGCCCGCCACCGCCTACACAGGGACCAGCGACCGGACCCAGCTCAACCCGATCTTCGCCCGGCCGGGCGAGAGCACCGACCTACCCCTCGACCGCATCCCGGACAACGAGTCGCTGCCCGAGACCGCGTACCAGATCGTGCACGACGAGTCGATGCTGGACGGGAACGCACGCCTCAACCTGGCCACGTTCGTGGGCACCTGGATGGACGACCACGCCGCGAAGCTGTACGCCGAGTCCGCCGACAAGAACATGATCGACAAGGACGAGTACCCGCAGACCGCCGCCATCGAGACGCGCTGCTGGAAGATCGTCGCCGGCCTCTGGAACGCGCCGGACCCGGAGAAAGCGATCGGCACGTCCACCATCGGCTCCTCCGAGGCGTGCATGCTCGGCGGCCTCGCCCTCAAGCGCCGCTGGCAGCACGCGCGCCAGGCGGAGGGCAAGCCGACCGACAAGCCGAACCTCGTGCTCTCGAGCGCGGTCCAGGTCTGCTGGGAGAAGTTCTGCAACTACTGGGATGTGGAGGCCCGCTACGTGCCGATCTCCGACGACCACAAGGTGCTCGACGGCTACGAGCTGGAGAAGTACGTCGACGAGAACACGATCGGCGTGGTCGCCATCATGGGCGTCACGTATACCGGGATGTACGAACCCGTCGCGCAGATTTCGGAAGCGCTCGACCGCATCCAGGAGAGCACAGGGCTCGACATCAAGATCCACGTCGACGGTGCTTCCGGCGGCATGATCGCGCCCTTCCTGCAGCCGAACCTGGTGTGGGACTTCCGCGTCCCGCGCGTCGTCTCGATCAGCACGTCGGCCCACAAGTACGGCCTGGTCTACCCGGGGCTCGGCTGGGTGGTCTGGCGCACGGTGGAGGACCTCCCGGCCGATCTGGTGTTCGATGTCACCTACCTGGGCGGTCACATGCCCACCTTCGCCCTCAACTTCTCGCGCCCCGGCGCGCAGGTGCTGCTGCAGTACTACCTGTTCCTCCGGCTCGGGTTCGACGGCTACTACCGCGTGCAGAAGGCATCGCAGGACATCGCGCTCTACCTCTCGGGGGAGATCGCCAAAATGCCCGCGTTCGAGCTGTGGAACGACGGTTCCGACATCCCCGTCTTCGCCTGGCAGCTGAAGAAGGGACACACCGACCGCTGGAACCTCTACCACCTGTCGGAGCGGCTGCGACTGAAGGGATGGCTGATCCCCGCCTACCCGATGCCCGACGACCTCAGCGACCTGACCGTGCAGCGGATCGTCGTCCGCAACGGGCTGAGCCGCAGCCTGGCCGAGTCCCTCGTGGTCGACATCGAGGAGTCGGTCGCCTACCTCGACCGACTCGAGAGCCCGATGCCGGTCGAGGGCCTGGCTCCCTCGTTCACCCACTGACACCGGTCCGCGGCCAGATCCCGACCCGGCCGGCGCCGGCCACCTCCCCTCGGCCGGCGCCGGTCGCGCTGCGCCGGTCGCGCTCAGGCGGCGGCGCGGGTGAAGTAGTGCCCGGCGTCCAGGTCTTCGAGGAGGGTCGGACCCGCCGGCTCCCAGCCGAATCGCTCGCGCGTCAGAGCGCTTGACGCCGGGATGTCGAGGCGGAAGAACGCCCCGATCCATCCGAAGTGCGCCTCCGCGTGGTCCGGATCGATGGAGGCGGCCGGCAGGCCGGCTCCGCGCCCGATCGCCTCGGCGATGTCGCGCGCTGCCACGCCCTCTTCGGCGACCGCATGGACCACGCGTGCCGCGTCGGGGTTCTCCAGCGCGCGGACGATCAGGCGTGCGGTGTCGTCGCGGTGGACGGCCGGCCAGCGGTTCGAGCCGTCGCCGACGTATCCCGCCACGCCCTTTTCGCGCGCGACCGCGACGAGTTGAGCCATGAACCCGTGGTCGCCGGCGCCGTGGACTGTCGGCGCGAACCGCAGGGCGACCGGGCGGATGCCGCGATCCGCGAATCCCATGGCGAGCTCCTCGACGCCTCCACGGGGCGCGTCCCGGCCGATGAACGGGCTGGCGTCCTCCTCGGTGACCACTCGGCCGGGGCCGAGGAGCGCGACGCCCGAGGCGAAGAGCAGCGGCTTGCCCGTGCCCTCCAGGACCTCGCCGAACGTCTCCATCGCCGCACGCTCGGACCGCCCGGAGGCGGCGTAGTCGCTGAAGTCGTGCTTGAACGCGAGGTGGATGACCGCGTCGGCTCCGTCGGCGGCGGCGCGGAGGCCGGCGAGGTCGTCGAGCTGGCCGTCGACCGCTTCGGCCCCGGCCGCCCGCAGGCGAGCGGCCGACTGCTCCGACCGCGCCAGCCCCTGGACGTCGTGACCGGCGGCCAGGAGGAGGGGGACGACGCCCGACCCGATCCAGCCCGATGCCCCTGTGACGAATACGCGCATGTCCTGCTCCTTTCGAGCGTCCCCTCATCGCGGTTCGCGGTGATGTCAGGAACTGTCGTCAGCGTAGCACTCATGTCAGCCGCTGTCATCACTATGATCGTCCTATGGGACGTTGGGAGCCGGATGCGCGCGGGCGCCTCACCCGTGCTGCCCTCGAGCTGTACCTCGACCCCGGCTACGAGCAGACGACGGTCGCCGACATCGCGGCTCGCGCCGGCGTCACGGAGCGGACGTTCTTCCGCCATTTCGCCGACAAGCGCGAGGTGCTCTTCGACGGCTCGGACCAGTTCCAGGATGCGGTGCTCGCGCAGATCTCGACCGTCCCGGTGGAGGCGAGCCCCCTCGAGGCGGCCGCCGCCGGCATGGCGGCCGCCGCCGCGCTCGTGCAGTCGCGCCCGGACCGCGACTTCCCTCGACGTCGCGCCGCCGTCATCGCGGTGAACCCGAGTCTGACCGAACGCGAGCTGCTGAAGCTCTCGAACGTGACGTCCGCCATGGCGCGGGCCCTCGCCGAGCGAGGCGTCGACCCGGTGGATGCGGCCGTGGCCGCCAACGCCGCCATGGCCGCCTTCCACGTGGCCTTCGAGCGGTGGACGACGACGCCGGATCCACGCGACCTCCGCGAGCTGCTCGCCGACGGCATCGCGCGGTTCCGGGCGCTGTCCTGATGCTCCGCGCGAGACTCTCCGCCTGATCCTCTCCGCACGCTCCGGCGGCATCGTCCTCCGTCTCCGCCCGTGGGATCATGTGCCTGAGGGCGACGGTCTCGCAGAGCCGTCCGAGCGAGGGAGTGACCGATGTCCGCCGAGCCCTGGATGAATCGTCCCGCGGTGGAACCGCATCCCCACCACCACCACGGCTGGTGGTGGAAGACACTGCTCACCGGGCTCGCCCTCTGGATCCTCACGATCGTGGTCACCGTGACGACCGGCAACACCAATCTGGTGCCGACGCTGATCCTGCTGGGCAGCTTCCTGGTGCCGTTCTGCGTCGTCCTGTTCGCGATCGAGCGGGTGACCGGCAGCATCAGTTCCCTGCAGCTGGTCCTCGCGTTCTTCGTCGGCGGCATCTTCGGCGTGCTCGGCGCTTCGCTGCTCGAGGTGAACCTGCACCAGAGCTACTGGCTGTACCTGCTGGTCGGCCTGATCGAGGAGTTCGTCAAGGGCATCCTGCTGGTCGTCATCGGCTGGCGGGTGGTCCCCAAGACAGCGAGGCAGGGTGCGCTGCTCGGCGCGACCGTCGGCGCGGGCTTCGCCGCCTTCGAGTCGGCGGGGTACGCCTTCAACGCGGCGATCACCGCCCGTGGGATCGACCTCGCCTCGCTCCTGCAGACGGAGGTGCTGCGCGCCATCCTCGCGCCCGTCGGCCACGTGCTGTGGACGGCCGTGCTCGGCGCGGTGCTGTTCGGCGCGGCTCGCGGCCGGGACCGTTTCCGCTTCTCGATCTGGATCGTCGTCACGTACGTCGGCGTGGCGATCCTGCACGGATTCTGGGATTCGGCGAGCGACGTCGCAGCGGTGCTGGCTCTGCTGTTGAACGGCCGCGCCGTGCAGGAGCTCACCACCTCGGGAGGCCTGTCCATGCAGACCGCGTCCGCCGTGACCGCCCTGGCCGGCATCCTCTACATCGTGGTGCTGATCGTGGTCGCTGCGGGCGGCATCCTGACCCTGTGGCTGATCCTGCGGCACTACCGCCGCGCCGAGCAGCGACGGATGGCCGAGCTGCCGATCGTGTGAGGCGAGGCGGCGCCGCTCACCCCTCGATGAGGGCCTCCTGCGCCTCCTTGGGCAGCTTACGCACCTTCGAGCGGCGCTTGCGACGGTCCGGGATCATGGACCGCATCTCCTCGAGCCGGCCGAAGCAGAGCAGGCGGTCGCCGGACTCCAGCACGACGCCGCTGCGCGGGTTGGGGACGACGGCTGCGCCGCGGTGCAGCGTCAGCACCGTGATGTCGCGCTCCCACAGCCCGGAGTCGCGCAGCGACTTGCCGATGATGTCCGCGTTGGTGTGGACCAGGAGCTCGGCCACGCCGTAGCCGGTGGAGACGCTGAGGCGCTGGCGGACGTCGATCTCGGGGAAGCCGACCTGGTTGTCGATGAAGTCGATGATCGCGCCCGCCACATCCAGCCCGGTCGCGCGCTCGATGCCCTCGAGGCCCGGGGAGGAGTTGACCTCCATGACGAGCGGGCCGTCCTTGCCCTCGAGCATGTCGACCCCGGCGACGCGCAGGCCCATGATCTGGGCCGACCGCACGGCGGCCTCCTCGAACTCGGGCGTCAGCTCGACCTTCTCGACGGTGCCGCCGCGGTGCACATTGGAACGGAACTCGTCGCCGCTCGCCACCCGCCGCATCGCGGCGACGACCCGGTCGCCCACGACGAGCGCGCGGATGTCGCGTCCACGGCTCTCGGAGATGAAGCTCTGGATGAGGACGTTCTGCTTCGTCGAGTGCAGCGTCTCGATGATCGACTCCGCGATCTTCGCCTCCGGCGCGAGGATCACGCCGATGCCCTGCGTCCCCTCCAGCAGCTTGATGACGACGGGCGCGCCGCCGACGCGCTCGATGGCCATGCGCACATCCGCCCGGCTGTTCACGAACGCGGTGCGCGGCATCCCGATGTTGTGGCGCGAGAGGATCTGCGTGGCTCGCAGCTTGTCGCGCGAGTTGGTGATGCCGTTCGCCGTGTTCGGTGTGTACACATCCATCTGCTCGAACTGCCGCACGACGGCCGTGCCGTAGTAGGTGATCGAGTTGCCGATGCGCGGCAGGATGGCGTCGTAATCCGACAGCAGCCGGCCGCGGTACTGCAGGTCCGGCTCCTCGCCGGAGAGGTCGATCGCGAACCGGAGCGTGTTGAGCACCTTCACCGTGTGGCCACGGTTCTCGGCCGCCGAGCGCAGGCGCTGCGTCGAGTACGCGTGCGGGGCGCGCGAGAGGATGGCGAGTTTCACGGTGGTGCTCCTGCGAAGATGGGGGAATGGCCGAGACCTATCCAACCACCGACACGGTCGGCTGGCGCGAGTGGGTGAGCCTACCCGGCATCCCGGTGCCGTGGATCAAGGTGAAAGTGGATACCGGAGCCCGCAGCTCCTCCCTCCACGCCTTCGAGATCGAGGAGCTCCCCGGCGATCGGGTGCGGTTCCAGGTGCACCCGTGGCAGGACTCGGACCGGGATGCGGTGGCCGCGGAGTGCGCCGTGCACGACCGCCGCGTGGTGCGGAGCTCGTCCGGTCACACGGAGGAGCGCGTCGTCGTCCTCCTCGACCTGGTGCTCGGCGGCCGGACGGTGCGCGCCGAGACGACCCTCACGAACCGCGACCAGATGGGGTTCCGGATGCTCGTCGGCCGCGAGGCGCTCCGCCAGGGCTTCGTGGTCGACCCGGCGCGGTCGTTCCTCGGCGGTCGCGCGCCGCGGGAGATCCGGCGCCGCAACCGCGGACGCGAGCTCGGCTGACCAGAACTTGGCCGCAATGTGTCTGGCGACGGATCGCGTCTCCGCCAATTGATAGAACGAACGGATGGATTCTTCTTCGCTCGTATTCACGGTCATTTCGGCCGGTGTCCTCGGTCTTCTCATCGCCGGCGTGCTGGTCGCGTGGCAGCTGGTGAGAACGGCACTGCGCAGGCGGAAATAAAAGCAATAGAAAACGAACGCGATCTGATTCGCGTAACTTCTCCGCATGCGGGCATTGGTGCCCGTGCAAAAAGGAGAATCATGAAACTAAGAAATGCCGGGTTTGCGGCTCTTCTGGCCGCGGCCCTGGTTGCCGTACCGGTGAGCTCGGCCTCTGCGACGACAGTGAATGCGGGCGGTGGCTTATGGCAGTACGGGAGCGACTCCAACGTTTACTCGTACTATCACCACGCCACCAAGAATCACACGGCGACAGCATGCAACGGTGGCATCGTCGACCGGTGCAGGCAAGTAGCTGCCGTGAAGAACCAGTGGGCGAGGGCCACACAGGTTAGATCGCTGCGGGGGAACACCGCTTACTGGAACACGCTCTAAGCGATGCGGTTTGCTCGCGCAGGGCTGGTGGGCTTGTTGGCCGGTGCTCTTCTCTCTGGATGCAACGAGAGCGTGACGCCACATGACGTCACATCCACAGGTAGGTCAACAGATTCTCGACCGCACTTTACTGGTCCGTGGGCGGAGATGTTTTCCACTACCTACGACGAGGTCACCAGCCCTGCGCAACGAGCGGCGCTAACAGACGGAAAAATCTCAGACCAGGAGTATGCCTACTTCCGCCAGCAGATCGTCTCCTGCTTGGCCGGTATCGGAGTAGAAGCGTCCTGGAAGGACGGGAGCGTTCTCGACTACAGCCAGCCGCCATCTGTGAGCAACGACGACATCGGTCGCTGTAACAAGAGCGGTGGGCTGGACGTCATCGCGCTTCGAGATGCCATCCTTCGCAACCCGGACAATAAGGACGAGAGCGAAATCCTTGTCGCTTGCCTGAAAAGGGTCCACGCGGTCGCGCCGAGCTATACGGCTGACATGC
This region of Leifsonia sp. fls2-241-R2A-40a genomic DNA includes:
- a CDS encoding lactococcin 972 family bacteriocin, with the translated sequence MKLRNAGFAALLAAALVAVPVSSASATTVNAGGGLWQYGSDSNVYSYYHHATKNHTATACNGGIVDRCRQVAAVKNQWARATQVRSLRGNTAYWNTL